In Raphanus sativus cultivar WK10039 unplaced genomic scaffold, ASM80110v3 Scaffold2734, whole genome shotgun sequence, one DNA window encodes the following:
- the LOC130505959 gene encoding peroxidase 47, whose amino-acid sequence MVRANLLSVIMLMHVIIGLPYNVKGLSMGYYLMSCPAAEQIVTNTVNNALQADPTLAAGLIRMLFHDCFIEGCDASILLDSTKDNTAEKDSPANLSLRGYEIIDDAKKKIEARCPGVVSCADIIAMAARDAVFSANGPYYQIPKGRFDGKRSKIEDTRNLPSPFLNASQLIQTFGQRGFTPQDVVALSGAHTLGVARCSSFKARLTTPDSSMDSSFVNTLTKTCSAGDNAEQPFDATRNNFDNAYFNALQRKSGVLFSDQTLSNTPATRNIVNGYAFNQAKFFFDFQMAMQKMSNLDVKLGSQGEVRKNCRILN is encoded by the exons aTGGTTAGGGCAAATTTGTTGAGCGTGATTATGCTGATGCATGTAATTATTGGTCTTCCTTATAACGTGAAGGGGTTGAGTATGGGTTACTACTTGATGAGCTGTCCTGCCGCAGAACAGATTGTGACAAATACTGTTAACAATGCTCTTCAAGCCGATCCCACTTTGGCCGCAGGTCTTATCCGCATGCTCTTCCACGACTGTTTCATTGAG GGATGTGATGCGTCGATTCTGCTAGACTCAACAAAAGACAACACTGCAGAAAAGGATTCACCTGCGAATCTGAGTCTACGTGGCTACGAGATCATAGACGatgcaaaaaagaaaattgaggCTAGATGTCCAGGAGTTGTATCTTGCGCAGATATTATTGCAATGGCTGCTAGAGATGCTGTCTTTTCA GCTAATGGTCCATATTATCAAATACCAAAAGGAAGATTTGATGGCAAAAGATCAAAGATAGAAGATACAAGAAATCTCCCTTCACCATTTCTCAATGCCTCTCAACTCATCCAGACTTTTGGCCAACGTGGCTTCACTCCACAAGATGTTGTTGCTCTCTCAG GAGCACATACTCTTGGAGTAGCACGATGCTCATCCTTCAAAGCCAGACTTACCACACCAGATTCTTCAATGGACTCTTCCTTTGTAAACACTCTCACTAAAACTTGTAGTGCCGGTGACAATGCAGAGCAACCATTTGATGCCACGCGCAACAACTTCGACAATGCCTATTTCAATGCCCTTCAGAGAAAATCAGGAGTGCTTTTTTCAGACCAAACCTTATCCAACACTCCGGCGACCAGGAATATTGTTAATGGCTATGCCTTTAACCAAGCTAAGTTTTTCTTTGACTTCCAAATGGCCATGCAAAAGATGAGCAATCTTGATGTTAAACTTGGCTCTCAAGGTGAAGTCCGTAAAAATTGTCGCATTCTTAACTAA